In Paenibacillus phoenicis, one genomic interval encodes:
- a CDS encoding ComF family protein, with protein MMKSSQSVASGGFRMRSRNWSRVKTSPCPKRNPYERLGGKACLEQANGEAFAATRKVSETANGVHSADDFTSNSLSSGTGWLHEGRTFSWTGLLSPLQQLLAPPAIPCLTCGKTISERVRGYPEICLSCYLSIPWIKSPRCQICGRPMGCPDCTRTGQAPRSFVMNRSAVIYSPLMREWLAQYKYRGNEAYGTVLARMTGMAYRRMVKEINEAVSTGNRNGIPFRFHAVTAVPVSHNRMQERGFNQAARLAYGAASAGRIPLLNLLERTRHTEKQSFKTRWERLHDLHDAFQLTAHAADKLLAAVNEVKSNRNSTSSWASSWFGAVSWDDSYPPRLQTMPQVAEKKLPRFQAAGLDPFSRTLTEPTPEPIRILLVDDVYTTGSTLEACSRVLHALGGQIGKRIEIYCLTWARS; from the coding sequence ATGATGAAGTCATCCCAGAGCGTTGCAAGCGGCGGGTTCCGGATGCGGAGCCGAAATTGGAGTCGCGTGAAAACATCCCCATGTCCTAAGCGAAATCCTTATGAGCGGCTAGGGGGCAAAGCTTGCCTTGAACAGGCGAACGGAGAAGCTTTTGCTGCGACGAGGAAGGTCTCGGAAACGGCGAATGGAGTCCATTCTGCGGATGACTTCACCTCGAACTCCTTGTCCTCGGGGACGGGCTGGCTTCATGAGGGACGCACTTTTTCCTGGACGGGCTTGCTTTCTCCGCTGCAGCAATTGCTTGCACCGCCCGCGATTCCCTGCTTAACCTGCGGCAAAACAATTTCCGAACGCGTCCGAGGTTACCCGGAAATCTGCTTGTCCTGCTATCTCTCGATCCCCTGGATCAAAAGCCCCCGCTGCCAAATCTGCGGCCGGCCGATGGGCTGCCCGGACTGCACCCGGACGGGACAAGCGCCCCGCAGTTTTGTCATGAACCGAAGCGCGGTTATATATAGCCCATTAATGCGGGAGTGGCTTGCCCAATACAAGTATCGGGGCAATGAAGCGTATGGTACGGTTCTTGCCCGGATGACGGGAATGGCGTATCGGCGTATGGTCAAAGAAATCAACGAAGCCGTTTCAACTGGTAACCGCAATGGGATCCCTTTCCGGTTCCATGCCGTGACGGCTGTACCGGTCAGCCACAACCGCATGCAGGAACGGGGGTTCAATCAAGCGGCCCGGCTGGCCTACGGCGCTGCGTCCGCTGGGCGTATTCCTTTGCTGAACCTGCTGGAACGCACCCGTCATACCGAGAAGCAAAGCTTTAAGACCCGCTGGGAACGTCTGCATGATTTGCATGATGCATTTCAACTTACCGCCCACGCTGCGGACAAGTTGTTGGCTGCAGTAAACGAGGTTAAATCGAATCGCAACTCAACTTCTTCCTGGGCGTCATCTTGGTTTGGCGCGGTTTCATGGGATGATTCCTATCCGCCAAGGTTACAAACAATGCCGCAAGTTGCAGAGAAGAAACTCCCGCGTTTTCAAGCGGCAGGACTAGATCCTTTTTCCCGAACTCTAACTGAACCTACACCCGAGCCGATACGTATTCTTCTCGTCGATGATGTCTATACGACGGGGAGTACGTTGGAGGCCTGCTCTCGTGTATTGCACGCATTGGGGGGACAAATCGGGAAACGGATCGAAATTTATTGCTTGACCTGGGCACGTTCCTAA
- the flgM gene encoding flagellar biosynthesis anti-sigma factor FlgM — MKINETGRVGAINNYQRQIDSQRKDTDNKARRKDEVSISAEAKELLKAQEVGIDPERAERIEELKAQVSAGTYQVEARKLADKLVPYFKSFLNEK, encoded by the coding sequence ATGAAAATCAATGAAACTGGACGGGTTGGAGCCATCAATAACTATCAACGCCAGATTGATTCGCAACGTAAAGATACAGATAACAAAGCTCGCCGCAAGGATGAGGTCTCGATTTCGGCGGAAGCCAAGGAACTCTTGAAAGCGCAGGAGGTCGGAATCGATCCCGAGCGGGCCGAGCGGATTGAAGAGTTAAAGGCGCAAGTTTCCGCAGGAACCTATCAGGTGGAAGCACGCAAGCTCGCCGACAAGCTTGTCCCTTACTTCAAGTCTTTTCTGAACGAGAAATAG
- a CDS encoding TIGR03826 family flagellar region protein: MELGNCPRCGKLFAKNFRDICPSCIKDIEAEYEKCLKYLREEKSATIQEVHEATGVSIRQITKFIKEGRISIANNPNMMYPCEVCGVLIRDGNMCDSCRARLTRDLNSALKEDTSRRNESGEKSGSGAYSAIDKFRSPQ; the protein is encoded by the coding sequence ATGGAGCTTGGAAATTGTCCACGCTGCGGGAAACTGTTTGCTAAAAATTTCAGAGACATTTGTCCTTCTTGCATTAAAGATATTGAAGCAGAGTACGAGAAGTGCCTGAAGTATCTGCGTGAGGAGAAGTCTGCGACGATCCAAGAGGTTCATGAAGCGACGGGCGTATCCATTCGGCAAATTACCAAGTTCATCAAAGAGGGGCGCATTTCGATCGCCAATAACCCAAATATGATGTATCCTTGCGAAGTGTGCGGTGTCTTGATTCGTGACGGGAATATGTGCGATTCATGCCGTGCCCGGCTGACTCGGGATTTGAACTCCGCCCTGAAAGAGGACACTTCCAGAAGAAACGAATCGGGAGAAAAGAGCGGAAGTGGGGCTTACAGCGCCATCGACAAATTCCGTAGTCCCCAATGA
- a CDS encoding flagellar protein FlgN produces MSVQPLIEILKQMDDLHAELLEVMELKKQSILGRSYEELVRVMSRESKLVKAIEEQEKQLFASAQTFLQSKGIRSQLELTVSELLRLVFDPEEKRMLDEARRKLGERLMELKRVNDLNQQLIQQSLSFIDFSLNLMIGGEDEGTTYSPPLAQDKKASARSMFDTKA; encoded by the coding sequence ATGTCAGTTCAGCCACTCATCGAAATTCTGAAGCAGATGGATGATCTTCACGCCGAATTGCTTGAAGTCATGGAATTGAAGAAGCAATCCATATTAGGGCGAAGTTATGAAGAACTGGTTCGCGTGATGTCCCGAGAATCGAAATTGGTGAAGGCCATCGAAGAACAGGAAAAACAACTGTTTGCATCCGCACAGACTTTCCTGCAAAGCAAAGGCATCCGATCTCAGCTGGAATTAACAGTATCGGAGCTTCTCCGGCTCGTGTTTGATCCGGAAGAGAAGCGTATGCTGGATGAGGCTAGACGGAAGCTTGGTGAGCGCCTGATGGAACTGAAACGGGTAAACGATCTGAATCAGCAACTAATTCAACAATCGCTCTCTTTTATTGATTTCTCCTTGAATTTGATGATTGGCGGCGAAGACGAAGGCACGACGTACTCCCCTCCATTGGCTCAAGATAAGAAAGCATCGGCAAGAAGCATGTTTGATACGAAGGCATAA